One Kazachstania africana CBS 2517 chromosome 5, complete genome DNA window includes the following coding sequences:
- the KAFR0E02030 gene encoding sugar porter family MFS transporter, with the protein MITNNISKSHSAPDSVHSVPSNGKDENMVLEVGASEQNVPVEIPKKPASAYITVVIICLMVAFGGFVFGWDTGTISGFLAQTDFLRRFGELQADGTYAFSNIRTGLVVSIFCLGCAIGGILFSKLGDTYGRRIALVIVTLVYMVGIVICISANSKWYQYAIGRVFAGLGVGGIAVYSPLLISEASPKHLRGTLVSCYQLMITAGIFVGYILNYITKSTLTNSLQWRLPLGLGFLWAILMIVAMFFVPESPRYLIEVGKIEEARRSVARSNKIDVEDPAVTVEVEFLSAAVEAERAAGSASWGELFSTNGKVLQRLIMGICVQSLQQLTGANYFFYYGTTIFKSIGLEDSFQTSIIIGVVNFASTFVGIYFVERFGRRRCLLWGAAVMTVCFAIYGAIGVKALYPNGESQPSSKSAGNVMIVFTCFYIFSFATTWAPIAFVIVAETFPLRVKAKGMAVSVGANWTWNFLIGFFTPFITGAINFYYGFVFMGCLIVAWVYVFFFVPETKGLSLEEVNTMWEEGVLPWKSANWVPPARRDADYNVQDFVKN; encoded by the coding sequence ATGATAACAAACAATATTTCTAAATCTCATTCAGCGCCAGACTCCGTTCATTCGGTTCCTTCAAATGGAAAAGATGAAAACATGGTCTTGGAAGTTGGTGCTTCTGAACAAAACGTACCCGTTGAAATTCCCAAGAAGCCAGCTTCTGCTTACATTACCGTTGTCATAATTTGTCTAATGGTTGCATTTGGTGGTTTTGTCTTCGGTTGGGATACTGGTACCATTTCCGGGTTTTTAGCTCAGACTGACTTCTTAAGAAGATTCGGTGAATTACAAGCTGATGGAACTTACGCTTTCTCCAACATTAGAACTGGTCTTGTTGTCTCCATTTTCTGTCTCGGCTGCGCAATCGGTGGTATTCTCTTCTCTAAATTAGGTGACACTTACGGTCGTAGAATTGCTTTGGTTATTGTCACCCTCGTCTATATGGTTGGTATTGTCATTTGTATCTCAGCTAATTCAAAATGGTATCAATATGCCATCGGAAGAGTCTTTGCTGGTTTGGGTGTTGGCGGTATTGCTGTTTACTCCCCACTATTAATTTCTGAAGCCTCTCCAAAACATTTAAGAGGTACTTTAGTCTCATGCTACCAATTGATGATTACTGCCGGTATCTTTGTCGGTTACATCTTAAACTACATTACTAAATCAACCTTAACCAACTCGTTACAATGGAGACTCCCATTAGGTCTAGGTTTCCTCTGGGCTATCTTAATGATTGTTGCTATGTTCTTTGTTCCAGAATCTCCACGTTACTTAATTGAAGTCGGCAAGATTGAAGAAGCCAGACGTTCTGTCGCAAGATCTAACAAGATCGACGTCGAAGACCCTGCTGTTACTGTCGAAGTTGAATTCTTATCCGCTGCTGTCGAAGCTGAAAGAGCTGCCGGTAGTGCTTCTTGGGGTGAATTATTTTCTACCAACGGTAAGGTTCTACAACGTTTAATTATGGGTATTTGTGTCCAATCATTGCAACAATTAACCGGTGCTAACTACTTCTTCTACTATGGTACTACTATTTTCAAGTCTATTGGTTTAGAAGATTCTTTCCAAACTTCTATCATTATCGGTGTTGTTAATTTTGCCTCTACTTTCGTGGGTATCTACTTCGTTGAAAGATTCGGCCGTCGTAGATGTCTATTATGGGGTGCTGCTGTTATGACTGTCTGTTTCGCAATTTATGGTGCTATTGGTGTCAAAGCCTTATATCCAAATGGTGAAAGTCAACCATCCTCCAAATCAGCTGGTAACGTCATGATTGTCTTTACTTGTTTCTACATCTTCTCATTTGCTACCACATGGGCTCCAATTGCATTCGTAATCGTTGCTGAAACTTTCCCATTAAGAGTCAAGGCCAAGGGTATGGCTGTATCAGTTGGTGCTAACTGGACATGGAATTTCTTGATTGGTTTCTTCACCCCATTCATCACTGGCGCCATTAACTTCTACTATGGTTTCGTCTTCATGGGCTGTTTGATCGTTGCTTGGGTCTacgtcttcttcttcgttcCAGAAACCAAAGGTCTATCTCTAGAAGAAGTTAACACCATGTGGGAAGAAGGTGTATTACCATGGAAATCAGCTAACTGGGTCCCACCAGCAAGAAGAGATGCCGATTACAACGTTCAAGATTTCGTAAAGAATTAA
- the PDC1 gene encoding indolepyruvate decarboxylase 1 (similar to Saccharomyces cerevisiae PDC1 (YLR044C); ancestral locus Anc_5.122), with protein sequence MAEITLGKYLFERLAQVDVKTIFGLPGDFNLSLLDKIYEVPGMRWAGNANELNAAYAADGYARIKGMSCIITTFGVGELSALNGIAGSYAEHVGVLHVVGVPSISSQAKQLLLHHTLGNGDFTVFHRMSANISETTAMVTDIATAPAEIDRCIRTTYVTQRPVYLGLPANLVDLKVPAKLLETPIDLSLKPNDAEAEKEVVDTILSLIKDAKNPVILSDACASRHDVKAETKQLIDATQFPAFTTPMGKGSIDEQHPRFGGVYVGTLSRPEVKEAVESADLILSVGALLSDFNTGSFSYSYKTKNIIEFHSDYTKIRNATFPGVQMKFVLRKLLASVADAAKGYKPVAVPARVPENKACDPSTPLAQEWMWNQCAKFFQEGDVIITETGTSAFGINQSLFPNNSVGISQVLWGSIGFTGGAVLGAAFAAEEIDPKKRVILFIGDGSLQLTVQEISTMIRWNLKPYLFVLNNDGYTIERLIHGEKAGYNDIQNWKHLMLLETFGAKDYENHRVATTGEWDALMGDKEFNKNSRIRMIEVMLPVMDAPSNLVQQAKITAATNAKQD encoded by the coding sequence ATGGCTGAAATTACTTTaggtaaatatttattcGAAAGATTAGCTCAAGTCGATGTCAAAACCATCTTCGGTTTACCAGGTGACTTCAACTTATCCTTATTAGATAAGATCTACGAAGTCCCAGGTATGAGATGGGCCGGTAACGCTAACGAATTAAACGCTGCTTACGCTGCTGATGGTTACGCTAGAATCAAGGGTATGTCTTGTATCATCACCACTTTCGGTGTCGGTGAATTATCCGCTTTAAACGGTATTGCCGGTTCTTACGCTGAACACGTCGGTGTCTTACATGTTGTTGGTGTCCCATCCATCTCTTCCCAAGCTAAGcaattattattacatCACACCTTAGGTAACGGTGACTTCACTGTCTTCCACAGAATGTCCGCCAACATCTCTGAAACTACCGCTATGGTCACTGACATTGCCACTGCTCCAGCTGAAATTGACAGATGTATCAGAACTACTTACGTCACCCAAAGACCAGTTTACTTAGGTTTACCAGCTAACTTAGTCGACTTAAAGGTCCCAGCTAAGTTATTAGAAACCCCAATTGACTTATCTTTGAAACCAAATGACGCTGAAGCTGAAAAGGAAGTCGTTGACACCATCTTATCTTTAATCAAGGATGCTAAGAACCCAGTTATCTTATCTGATGCTTGTGCTTCCAGACACGATGTTAAGGCTGAAACTAAGCAATTAATTGACGCCACTCAATTCCCAGCTTTCACCACCCCAATGGGTAAGGGTTCCATCGATGAACAACACCCAAGATTCGGTGGTGTTTACGTCGGTACTTTATCCAGACCAGAAGTTAAGGAAGCCGTTGAATCTGCTGACTTAATCTTATCTGTCGGTGCTTTATTATCCGATTTCAACACTGGTTCTTTCTCTTACTCTTACAAGACCAAGAACATTATCGAATTCCACTCTGACTACACCAAGATCAGGAACGCTACCTTCCCAGGTGTCCAAATGAAATTCGTcttaagaaaattattagcCTCTGTTGCTGACGCTGCCAAGGGTTACAAGCCAGTTGCTGTCCCAGCTAGAGTCCCAGAAAACAAGGCCTGCGACCCATCTACTCCATTAGCTCAAGAATGGATGTGGAACCAATGTGCTAAGTTCTTCCAAGAAGGTGATGTTATCATCACTGAAACCGGTACTTCTGCTTTCGGTATCAACCAATCCTTATTCCCAAACAACTCTGTCGGTATTTCTCAAGTCTTATGGGGTTCTATTGGTTTCACCGGTGGTGCTGTCTTAGGTGCTGCTTTCGCCGCTGAAGAAATCGATCCAAAGAAGAGAGTTATCTTATTCATTGGTGACGGTTCTTTACAATTAACTGTCCAAGAAATCTCCACCATGATCAGATGGAACTTGAAGCCATACTTATTCGTCTTAAACAACGACGGTTACaccattgaaagattaatTCACGGTGAAAAGGCTGGTTACAATGACATTCAAAACTGGAAGCACTTAATGTTATTAGAAACCTTCGGTGCTAAGGACTACGAAAACCACAGAGTCGCTACTACCGGTGAATGGGATGCTTTAATGGGTGACAAGGAATTCAACAAGAACTCCAGAATCAGAATGATCGAAGTTATGTTACCAGTTATGGATGCTCCATCTAACTTAGTCCAACAAGCTAAGATCACTGCTGCTACTAACGCTAAGCAAGATTAA
- the MDE1 gene encoding methylthioribulose 1-phosphate dehydratase MDE1 (similar to Saccharomyces cerevisiae YJR024C; ancestral locus Anc_5.129) has protein sequence MSETDFNAVASQICALSKQFYEKNWCCGSAGGLSIKDDDKIYITPSGVQKELMRPNEICVMENDEFTHIPAGLKPSDCTPLFKACYDKTAKIKAVIHTHSINAILISLLYDKVFEISNIEQIKALPVDLQFNKNLKFSETLKIPIIENKDFEHQLYDDLVETMEEYPDACAVIVRRHGLFVWGPTIEKTKIYNESIDYLMEVSMKMYKLGIPSNIALGEEKNYIKPLLL, from the coding sequence ATGAGTGAGACTGATTTCAACGCTGTGGCTTCGCAGATATGTGCATTATCCAAGCAATTTTACGAGAAGAACTGGTGTTGCGGATCTGCAGGTGGACTCTCTATTAAAGATGACGACAAAATCTACATTACGCCATCCGGTGTCCAAAAGGAATTAATGAGACCAAACGAGATCTGTGTAATGGAAAATGACGAATTTACTCACATTCCAGCGGGGTTAAAGCCTAGTGATTGTACGCCGTTATTCAAAGCCTGCTACGATAAGACTGCAAAGATCAAAGCTGTCATTCACACGCACTCTATCAATGCTATTCTAATTTCGTTACTTTACGATAaagtctttgaaatttcaaatatcgAACAAATTAAGGCATTGCCTGTGGATTTACAATTCaacaagaatttgaaatttagtgaaactttgaagataccaattattgaaaataaagatttcGAACATCAATTGTATGATGATCTTGTGGAAACCATGGAAGAATACCCTGATGCATGTGCAGTAATAGTTAGAAGACATGGTCTTTTCGTATGGGGTCCcacaattgaaaagacCAAGATATACAACGAATCGATAGACTACCTAATGGAagtttcaatgaaaatgtatAAACTGGGTATACCATCCAATATTGCTCTTggagaagagaaaaattacattaaacctttattattatag
- the STU2 gene encoding Stu2p (similar to Saccharomyces cerevisiae STU2 (YLR045C); ancestral locus Anc_5.123), with protein sequence MSGSNNDNDVDFDKLPLDERLSHKSWKGRLNGYQELSKSFSLDESMAKEKEIKRFWNDPTIFNKFITDSNVVAQEQAVVALESLIELFKPLTVHVDNKSSNHLNNWIPLLIEKGLGSSRPTTKTKSLNCILLLCSLDNTIDNTIDLILPFLEKKIPKLLSSVLNCLSTIIKSFDISNCLNNNFLQKILLPLPRLAGHADKNVRSETMNLILQIFIKTGKDKNMLSDLLLVDLKPIQQRDLDKLFNKEIENPTSVENNSIPFESKRRQAIALQMENELNQLPVDKDGDTLMDMNNEPEPRPSIDPFTLLPEETILNQLPEDFENRIKSVKWKDRVDALEEFYNNCLAKVKRISTKDNYNHLLRLYSNIIEKDANLQAVLISSQSIEIILEKLGPQNVPKDYILTIFKALLFRIKEKKPNVIESLRQTLLLCCKIHNPLIIENEDLLDDILENMKHKIPQVRSESTLLFNSILQNNSIPNKQILIKRVNVADSKENLITIVTKIVNDTQQSIRTLGFYCFAILIKILGYKYFSDSLGKIDHQKRKKIEDLINGDEIKIKDNNNNNNNNNNNNNGILSNNPQVTKIIPSKRIASSPLRKMNGIPTNNHRQLTSSDKILNNLNENVVSARDGKRFLKLPKPELESKKIASNNGGDNTNNNENLILRQEYELIKAENDKLQKQLIELNNENEEIKLNNNKLNDKVISFEEKIKKLDLNVNLLRDEINNKDLNLKNNSFEISKLNDKIKLLENENEKLLKRVNNNEDVVNVGGVYSSDDDLQRKVKSLKINANSSPSASPMLSSTTGILSDSNNDDNEESWKRAAEVTKILKARIEKMRSRNGK encoded by the coding sequence ATGAGCGGTAGTAATAACGATAATGATGTGGATTTCGATAAATTACCCTTAGATGAGAGATTATCCCACAAGAGCTGGAAGGGTAGATTAAATGGGTATCAGGAACTGAGTAAATCTTTTAGTCTAGATGAATCAATGGCTAAAGAGAAGGAGATCAAACGATTTTGGAATGATccaacaattttcaataaattcattacAGATTCTAATGTTGTGGCCCAGGAACAAGCTGTGGTGGCATTAGAGTCACTGATTGAACTGTTCAAACCCCTAACGGTGCATGTTGACAACAAGTCttcaaatcatttgaataattggATTCCTCTATTGATTGAAAAGGGCCTTGGTTCCTCAAGACCAACCACAAAGACTAAGAGTTTAAACTGTATTTTACTTCTTTGCTCTTTGGATAATACGATTGATAATACCATCGATCTAATTTTGCCATTCttggagaagaagatacCAAAATTACTTTCATCAGTATTAAATTGTCTATCAACAATAATTAAATCgtttgatatttcaaattgtttaaataataatttcttACAAAAGATTTTACTTCCATTACCAAGATTAGCAGGTCATGCTGATAAAAATGTTAGATCAGAGACAATGAATTTAATcttacaaatttttataaagACCGGTAAAGACAAAAATATGTTGAGCGATTTACTATTAGTAGATTTAAAACCTATTCAACAACGTGATTTGgataaattattcaataaagagattgaaaatCCTACTTCTGTCGAGAATAACTCAATTCCATTTGAATCTAAGAGAAGACAAGCCATAGCTTTAcaaatggaaaatgaaCTAAACCAATTACCTGTGGATAAAGATGGCGACACTTTAATGGACATGAATAATGAACCTGAACCACGACCAAGTATTGATCCATTCACTTTACTGCCTGAAGAGAcgattttgaatcaattaccagaagattttgaaaatagaatTAAATCAGTCAAATGGAAAGATAGAGTCGATGctttagaagaattttataataattGTTTGGCTAAAGTTAAGAGAATATCAACTAAAGATAATTATAATCATTTACTGAGATTATATTccaatattattgaaaaagatgcaAATTTACAGGCTGTATTAATATCTTCacaatcaattgaaataattttggaGAAATTAGGTCCACAAAATGTTCCTAAGGACTATATtttaacaattttcaaagcattattatttagaatcaaagagaaaaaacCAAATGTAATAGAATCTTTAAGACaaactttattattatgCTGTAAAATTCATAATCCTTTAATTATTGAAAACGAAGATTTATTGGACgatattcttgaaaatatgaaaCACAAGATACCACAAGTAAGATCTGAATCAACCCTTTTATTCAATAgtattttacaaaataattcGATACCAAATAAGCAGATATTGATTAAAAGAGTCAATGTGGCAGattccaaagaaaatttgataacCATTGTAACGAAGATTGTTAATGATACACAGCAATCAATTAGAACGTTAGGATTCTATTGTTTTGCCATATTAATTAAGATATTGGgttataaatatttcagtGATTCATTAGGTAAGATTGATCAtcaaaaaaggaaaaagattgaagatttaataaatggtgatgaaataaagataaaggataataataataataataataataataataataataataatggtattTTATCGAATAACCCTCAAGTGACCAAGATAATACCTTCAAAACGTATTGCAAGTTCACCactaagaaaaatgaatggTATTCCTACTAATAATCATCGTCAATTGACATCCAGTGATAAGAtcttaaataatttgaatgaaaatgtgGTGTCAGCTAGGGATGGTAAAAGATTTTTAAAGTTACCTAAACCTGAATTGGAgagcaaaaaaattgcatcTAATAATGGCGGCgataatactaataataatgagaATTTAATTTTGCGTCAAGAGTATGAACTAATTAAAGCtgaaaatgacaaattacaaaagcaattaattgaattaaataatgaaaatgaagagataaaattgaataataataaattgaatgataaaGTAATTTCGTTTGAGgagaagataaaaaaacTTGATTTAAATGTGAATCTTTTAAgagatgaaattaataataaagatttgaatttaaagaataatagctttgaaattagtaaattgaatgataagattaaattattagagaatgaaaatgagaaattattgaaaagagtgaataataatgaagatgttgTAAATGTAGGAGGAGTTTATTctagtgatgatgatttacaaagaaaagttaAATCATTAAAGATAAATGCTAATTCAAGTCCCAGTGCGAGCCCGATGCTATCGAGTACAACTGGTATACTAAGTGATAGTAACAACGATGATAACGAAGAGAGTTGGAAGCGTGCAGCGGAGGTGACGAAGATTCTGAAAGCTCGAATTGAGAAGATGAGATCGAGAAACGGTAAGTAA
- the LSM8 gene encoding U4/U6-U5 snRNP complex subunit LSM8 (similar to Saccharomyces cerevisiae LSM8 (YJR022W); ancestral locus Anc_5.130), which produces MSPLLKEYLNKKVVIVTTEGQCVIGTLEGFDKSTNLLLSSVYERFAKPEDITSQVQILRGSEVVLCGLYDDKADLFGGTGGNVPSLKDTKNKVKDEHLIWFKVGRSK; this is translated from the coding sequence ATGTCGCCGTTGTTGAAGGAGTATCTGAATAAGAAAGTCGTTATAGTGACCACAGAGGGTCAATGTGTGATTGGGACGCTGGAAGGATTCGATAAGAGTACGAATTTGTTGCTTTCGAGTGTATACGAGAGATTTGCCAAGCCAGAGGATATAACATCACAGGTGCAGATACTTCGAGGCAGTGAAGTTGTCTTGTGTGGACTATATGATGACAAAGCAGATCTTTTTGGTGGCACTGGCGGGAATGTGCCGTCTTTGAAAGATACAAAGAATAAGGTTAAAGATGAGCATCTTATATGGTTCAAAGTAGGAAGAAGTAAGTGA